From the genome of Natronospira bacteriovora:
CCATGGCCTGGTTGCGCAGCACCTTCTGGGCATCGCGGTTGGATTCGGCCTGGGCCGTCACCGAACCCACATCGGCAATGATTTCACCCAGGGCATCCTGAAAGGAGGTGGTGCCGCCATCCAGCACCCGGGCGTCCACCAGATCGGCCAGGCGACGGGCATTGCGGTTGTCACCGGTACCACCGATGTTGGGGTCGACCGAGAAGGTATCCCCGGCCTCCACGCTGCCGGTAATGGTCACCCGCCAGCCGTTGTACTCGATGGCTTCGCCGGAGGTGTAGGCGAAGCTGTTGCCGTCGATCTCGAAGGTGTTCGCATCAATGAACTCGATGGTCACCGGCTCCATCAGATCCGGGTCATCGATATCCACCACCTCGCCCAGGGAAATGGTGGCGGTACCCAGGTTGTCGGTGCTGGCCGAACCGATGATGGGAGCGGCCGCCGCCACTTCTCGCGGATTGCTGATCACCGTGTCAAAACGGCCGATGACGTCCCGGTTGGGGCGGACAATGAACTCGTCACCGTCATCCGGCGCACCGTCCACCACCACGGACAGGCCATCGAAGACGAAGGGGTCCCCGGCGCTGCCATCCCCGCTGGGGGTGATGGCCTCGCCGGTGTCCAGGCGGTTGATGGTCCACGTGCCCCCATCAAATCGCAGGCGGTAATCGGCCTGAGTCAATGCGCCGGTATCGATCACTTCGGCACTCAGCTCGGCACCGCCGGTGTTGTTGACCCGCGGGCTGACCTGGGGATCCGGCACGGCGAAGAAATCACCACCAAAGGCGCCATTGAGATCCAGGCCTTCACGGTGGACGGCGTTGACGTTCTCGGTGATGCCACGGGCCAGCCGGCCCAGGCCGTTGCGCGTGCTGTCCAGCACCTCATCCCGGAAGGCCAGCACCCCACCCAGCTTGCCGCCGGAGATGGCGCTGCTGACATTGCCGGTGGGGGCCGAGCCGGCCACGGCCACCTCCTGGCGTGAAGGATCAAAGGGGTTCTGGCGCGCTTCCAGATTGCGTGACTCGTTACCCAGTACCAGGGTCGGCCCGTTGCCGAGGAACACATTGATGGAGCCATCGTCCTGCATCTGGGTGTCGATATTCACGATCTCGGAAAGCTGCTGGATCTTGTGATCGCGCTGGTCAAGCAGATCGTTTGGCTCGCCCCGCCCCTGGCCACGGACTCGGGAGATCTCCTCGTTCAGGCGTGCGATGGCCTCGGTCAGGCCATTGATCTGCTTGACCGAGTCCCGGATCAGGCCGTTGATCTCCGACTCGATGTCGCTCAGGCGATTGTTGAGATTGTCGAAACGGCTGGTGAGCGCCTCGGCCTCGCTCAGCAGTACCTGGCGGGCCGGAATCGACGCCGGATCGTCCGCCACTTCCTGCATGGCATTGAAGAATCGCTGCATGGAGGGGGTGAGGCCGGCATCCGAGTCCGCCATCAGATCATCCACGCGACGGGCGAGGCTGTGGAAGGTATCGAGCTTCTCGAAGGCATTGCCGGAATTGCGCAGCTGCTCGGCCAGGAAGGTGTCGTACATCCGGCGGATGTCGGTCACCTGGGTGCCCTGACCCTGGAATCCGGCCCCCGAGGCCTGTGGCGGGCGTGTACCCTGCTCGACCCGCTGGCGGTTGTAGCCATCGGTGTTGGCATTGGCGATGTTGTGCCCGGTGGTGGTCAGGCCGCGCTGGGCGGCCAGAAGACCGGAAACACTGTTGCTGAGCAGACTCATCCGTACTCACCTCGTCACGCCGAGACGTCTCGCCTCGTTATCATTCATACGGCCGATTCGGGAAATCCTTTAGGCCATTTCCACCCGCCGCATTGTCGCCGGAGGCACCGTTGCCCACCGTTCGCAGCAATGGGCTACGGGCCACTCGCTGAATCTTCTCCGCATAGGCCGGGTCGGTGGCATAACCCCCGGCCTGCAGGGCCTGCCCGAAGGCGGCCGCGTCATCGCCCTGCCCCAGGGCCTGTTGATAACGGGGCGACCGGGACAGGAATCGGGCGTAATCGTTGATGGATTCTTCCAGCGAGCCGTAGGCACGAAAACGATCCACACGGCGCACCGGCAGGCCATCCTCAAACTCCAGCGTTGGCACGCTCATTTGCTGGCCCTGCCAGCCATTGCCCGCCTTGATGCCAAACAGATTGAAACTGTTGCGACCGGACTCGTCGCGGATCATGTGCTGACCCCAGCCCGTTTCCAGCGCGGCCTGGGCCAGGATGAGCTGAGGCGCCACCCCCAGGCGATTGGCGGCCCGCCGGGCCAGTGGCAACAGCTTCTGCACGAACTCCTGCGGGCCTTCCGGGCTGAAATCGTCCCTGTCACTGTCCGCTGCCCCTGCCGTTTCGCTCGCCCTCACCGACGCGCCGTTCTCGACCACCGGCATGGCGCGGGCCCGCAGGGCCTCCAGGGTGTCCCGCATACCTGATCCACCCTGCCCCGGCCCGGCCACCGACTCGCCGCCCAGCTGGCGCACGATCAGGTCGGCCAGTCCCAGGCCCTGTCCCTGGGACATCTCCACCGCAATCTGCTGATCGAACATGTCGCGGTAGAAATCCATTTGATAACCGCCGGTGAGATCATCACCGAAACTGGCCGCCCGCATGCTCTTGAGCATCATGTGGGTGAACAGGGATTCGAAATGACGCGCCACTTCACGCAGGGCCTCGGGATCGTCCCGCCGGGCTTTTCCCCGCAGGCCCTCGAGGCTGTGAAGATCCGTGAAGACAGGCTTGTCACCGGAGATCATGGTCAGATCACCACCAACTGGGCCTGCAGGGCACCGGCCCGGTCCAGGGCCTCGAGAATGGCCACCAGGTCACCCGGCGCGGCCCCGACCTGATTCACCGCTTCCACGATCTGATCCAGGCCCACACCCGGGTCGAACAGAAACATGCGGGAATCTTCCGGTTCCTCGATCTCGATGTCGGTACGCGGCAGCACGATGGTCTCACCCGGCGCAAAGGGCGAGGGCTGAACCACGAAGGGCCGCTCGCGGATGCGCACAGTCAGCGAACCATGGCTGACCGCGGCCGCCCCCACGCGCACATTGGCGCCGATGACCACCGTGCCCGTGCGGGAATTGACGATGACCCGGGCCGGCCCCTCGCCCGGCTCCACCTTCAGGTTCTCCAGCACGGATATGAAGGCAACGCGCTGGCTGGGGTCGGCCGGAGCCTCAACCCGAACCGAGGTGGAATCCAGGGGAATGGCCGTATGCTCGCCGAAGTTGTCGTTGATGGTCTGCGTCAGACGATGGGCCGTGGTGAAATCCGAGGTATTGAGATTGAGCGTGATGAACTCTTCCTCAATGAAGGTATTGGGCACTTCGCGCTCAACCGTGGCGCCATTGGGAATTCGCCCGGCACTGGGCACATTCACGGCCACCCGGGAACCGTCCTGGCCTTCCACGCCAAAGCCGCTGACCACCACATTGCCCTGGGCCATGCCATAGACCTGGCTGTCCGCACCCAGCAGTGGCGTCATGATCAGCGTGCCGCCACGCAGACTGCTGGCATTGCCGATGGACGACACCGTGACGTCGATCTGCTGACCGGGCTTGGCGAAGGGCGGAAGATCCGCGGTCAGTGACACCGCGGCCACGTTGCGCAACTGGGGATTCACATTGCGGGGCACTTCCACCCCGTAGGTGGACAACATGTTCCGGATGCTCTGGATGGTGAACGGTGTCTGCGAGGTCTGATCCCCCGTGCCATCCAGACCCACCACCAGGCCGTAACCGGTGAGCTGGTTGGGGCGCACACCACTCACCGAGGCCAGATCCTTGATGCGGTCACCGCGCTGATTGTTCTGCATCAACTCGCCGAGCATTTCCTGTGCCGGGAGGGCAAGGCTGCTCAGCCCGAGGGTCAGACCCAGAATCCAGGCTAGTCCGTGATGGCGATTCATGATGCTCACTCCTCAGAAAGGCTGCAGGGGTGACTGGAAGAAACGGGTCAGCCAGCCAGGGCGGTTGGCATCGGCCAGGGTGCCGCGGCCGCTGTAGGTAATGCGGGCATCCGCCACACGGTTGGAGGCCACGGAATTGTCCGGAGAAATATCCTGGGGCCGGACGATGCCGGCAATGCGCACCATTTCCTCGCCCTGGTTCAGAGTCAGCCATTTCTCCCCCTGAACCATGAGATTGCCGTTGGGCAGGCGCCGCGCCACGGTGACGGTGATCTCGCCTTCCAGGCGGTTGCTCTGGCTGCTGCCACCCTCGCCTTCGAAGGAACGGCTGCTGCCCATGTCCACGTCCAGAATGGGCAGGCCGCGATGGGTCACGCCCCGTCCGAAGACGGTGGGCGGATTGATGGTGGTGTTGCTTTCACGACTGGAGTTGGTGCTGGCCGACTTGCTGGCGTCGGTCCGTTCCACCAGGCGTATGGTGAGAATGTCACCCACCCGGCGCGCCCGGCGATCCTCCACCAGAGAACCGGCGTATTCGGGCTGGAAGATGCTGCCACTGACGCGCTGGGCCTGCTGCGGCTCCAGCGGCATCACCGGCTCATAGCTGCGATCCTCGTCCCGCGGCGCGTAGCCGCCACCGCAGGCACTCAGGCCGGCGAGGATGATCAGGCTTGCCAGGGCGGCAAACAGTTGCCGCCCCTTGCCTGCCCAGTCGTTCGATGCGTTCATTTTCATGGCGCTACCCCATGTCCTCTCGGCTTACAGCGTCTGGTTGGTGAACTGCAGCATCTGGTCGGCGCTGGAGATGGCCTTGGAATTGATCTCGTAGGCCCGCTGGGTCTCGATCATGTTCACCAGCTCCTCCACCACGTTGACGTTGGAGCTTTCCAGCATCCCCTGCTGCAGCATGCCCAGGCCGTCAAAACCCGGGGTACCGGGCTGCGGCGGGCCACTGGAGGCAGACTCCAGGTAGAGATTCTCGCCGCGCGGCTGCAGGCCACCCGGGTTGATGAAACGGGTCAGCTGGATCTCGCCCAGCTGAACCACATCGGCCTGCCCGGGCAGCCTGGCACTGACGGTGCCGTCGGAACCGATGGTGACCCCCTGGGCATCCGGGGGAATCTGAATACCCGGCTCAAGGGCATAGCCACTGGAGGTCACGACCTCGCCTTCCGAGTTGAGCTGGAAAGAGCCATCCCGTGTAAAAGCCTGCGAGCCATCCGGAAGACGGATTTCAAAGAAACCATTGCCTTCGATGGCTATGTCCAGGGGATTCTCGGTCTGGATCATGTTGCCCTGGTTAAACATCTTTTCGGTGGAAACCACCTTGACGCCAGTACCCTTGCTCAAACCCGAGGGGCTCTGGGTTTCCTGGGTGGTCTGGCCGCCCACCTGACGCACGTTCTGGTACATCAGGTCCTCGAAGGCGGCACGACCGCGCTTGAAGGCCGTGGTATTGGAGTTGGCCAGGTTGTTGGACACCACATTCATGCGCGTCTGCTGCGCATCCAGTCCGGTCTTGGCGACCCACAGTGCTGAATTCATCGTTCTCTCTCCTCCGGGCGGTGACGGTGATCGGTCACCGGCGCCTCATCAATATTCGCTGCAAGATCAGTGCCAGTTCCTAGGCCTGGCTACGCAACAGCTGTGACGCCGAACGGGCATTCTCGTCGGCGTTCTGAATCATCTTGACCTGGGTCTCGTACTGCCGGGCCAGCTGGATCATGTTCACCATGGCGGTGGTGATGTTGACGTTGCTGCCCTCCAGCACTCCGCTGGCCAGCCGTACACCGGCATCCGCTTCCGCTTCCAGGCCATCGGCCATGCGGATCAGTCCGTCCATGCCCTTCTCCATTTGCTCCAGATCCGGGTTGACCAGCTTGATACGATCCACCACCGCCATGGCCTGGGCTTCCTGACCCTGGGGCACGATGCTGATGGTGCCGTCGTTGCCGATCATCATCTTGTCGTGGGGCGGCACGGCTACCGGGCCGCCGTCTCCGATGACGGGATGCCCGGTGCCGGTCACCAGGTTGCCGTTGGCGGTGAGGCGAAGATCACCCGCCCGGGTGTAGGCCTCGCCACCATCGGGCGCCTGCACGGCAATCCAGCCCTGACCCTGTACCGCGACATCCATTTCGCGGCCGGTGGTCTGCATGGTGCCGGGGGTGAAATCCACCCCCAGGCCCCGGCTCACGGCGTTGACGCGACTGGCATAGCCCGGCCCCCGCACCGGCTCCGGCGCGAAGGCATGCAGATCCGCCCGGAAACCCGCCGTATTGGCATTGGCCAGGTTGTGGCTGTTGGCGGCCTGGGCCTGCATGGTCTGCTTGGCCCCGGTCATCCCCAGATAGATCATGCGGTCCATGTCAGTACTCCTGCGTCAATGCCGCGTGGCTTAGCGGATGTTGATGATGGTCTGGGTGACGGCGTCACTGGTGGAGATCATCTGCGCGTTGGCCTGGAAGTTGCGCTGCGCGGTGATCATTTCCACCAGTTCGGCGGTGAGATCCACGTTGGCGCCCTCCAGGGCACCGGCCTGGATGCCACCAAACCCCGACATGCCGGCCTCGCCCAACTGGGCATCACCCGCCTGGAAGGTCTCGCCCCAACGGGTATCACCCAGCTTCTGCAGCCCCTGGGGGTTGTCGAAGTTGGTCAATGCCAGCTTGCCCAGAGTCTCGGCCTGACCGTTGGAAAAGCGGGCCGAAACCACACCATCGGGATCAATGTCGAAGCCGGTCAGGCGGCCGGTGGCAAAGCCGTCCTGGGACAGCTGGGTAACACCAAAATTGCCACCGTACTGAGTTGTGCCGCTGTAGTTGATGGTGATGTCCAGGTCTTCCGCGCCGTTGGCCGGATCAAAAGCCCCGTAGTCGATCAGACCATTGGCGGGATCGACCAGCTGGCCACTGGCGTTGAACTCCAGGGTGTCCGGCCCGCCCACCAACTGGTCATTGATGTAGAAATGGGTCTCCCATTCATTGGGGGTGCCCGTCTTGACGTAGTAGAAGGTGGCGTCATGACGATTGCCCAGGGAGTCATAGATGGTCACCGAGCGACTGTTGTTGAAGCTGAGCGGATCTTCCGGGTCAAAGGGCGCGTTGACCGGCTCTTCCGCGTCGGCCGGCAAATTCAGTTCAGCGCGGATTTCGCCCGTGGCCTGCGGAGCACTTTCCCCGGTAATCAGCTGCAGATCGTTGAGCTGGCCGGTATTGAAACTGCCGTCACCGGCTGGCGGATACACCTGCAGCCGCTCATTGCGGTTGTTCTGGACAAAACCATCGCGATCCACCGAGAAATTGCCGGCCCGGGTATACACCCGGCCTTCATCACCCTGCAGGGTGAAGAAGCCCTCACCGCTCAGGGCCAGATCCAGGTTGTTCTCGGTGAAATCGATGTTGCCCTGGGTGAACTGCTGGGCAACCCGCTGCATGCGAACACCGTTGCCGGTGGCCACATCACCGATGTCACCACTGCTGACGGCAAACAGGTCGGCAAACTCCGCCCGGGAACGCTTAAAGCCCGTGGTATTGACGTTGGATATGTTGTTGGCGGTCACGTTGAGGTGACCGGATGCGGCGTTAAGGCCACTCAGTGCGATACGAAAAGGCATGATTCATTCTCCTCTGCCCTGCCGATGATTCGGCGACTCTCCAGTCCGGCGTGACACCGGACCCCGCTATTTACAGAAACTCGTGAACATCACCCAGACGGAAGCCACCGGCCGCCGTGTTGAGATTCACTCCACGGCCACCCCGATCCAGGGTGACGCTTTCCACCAGATGATTGATCAGCATCTGACCGGATTCGCTTGTGCCTCCGCGAACCACACCCGCTTCGGCACTGTAGAGGCCGGGCTCAACCGCCTGCCCCTGGTCGTCCAGTCCATCCCAGTGAAAACGGGCCAGGCCTTCGCTCTGGGGCCCCAGATGCAGGCGACGAACCCGTTCGCCGTTCTGATCCAGAATGTCCACGACGACATCATTGGCGCTGTTGTCGAGCTTGACCGCGCCCGACATGCCAATCTCGCTGTGCATGAAGCCCTGCCCGGCTTCCACCAGCACCGTGCTGCCCACCAGACCGGAAGCCTGCAGGGCCTGGCTGGACTGCATGGCCCCGGCCAGATCGAAGAAGCCGTCCTTGAGTTCATTGATCCCCGAAACCGTGCTGAACTGGGCCAGCTGCCCGAGGAATTCGCCGTTCTCCATGGGATCAAAGGGATCCTGGTTCTGGAACTGGGCAATCATCAGTTTCAGAAACTGTTCCTGCCCCAGTTCATTACTGCCGGTTCCGCTCCGGGCTTCACGATCGGTGCGCAGACCGAACTGCTCGAAGGGATTGCTGCCTGTCGATGGAATCATGACCGTTTACCTCTGGCTGGAGTCTGTTTACAGCCCATCACTGACCCATCTGCAACGTGCGCTGCATCATTTCACGGGTCGTGGAGATGACTTCGATGTTGTTCTGGTATGCCCGGGAGGCCGACAACATGTTCACCATCTCCTCCACGGCATTGACGTTGGAGCCATACACATAGCCGTCGGCATCCGCTTCCGGATGCTCCGGCTGATAGCGCACCTCCACCGGTGCCCCGCTGCGAACGATGTTATCGACCCCCACGCGCACCGATTCCGGGCGGTTCCAGTCGCTCATGACGGAACGGAAATGCGGGTGGCGGGCGCGATAGGCCGTCTCCGGGTCACCGGTGACACTGTCGGCATTGGCCAGGTTGCTGGCGGTGGTGTTCAGGCGCAGTGACTGGGCACTCATGCCTGAACCGGCAATATCAAAGACGTTGAACATGGCTGATTACCTCTGCTGTCCGGTGATGGCGCTCTTGAGCGAACTGATGCGGCTGCTGGTGAACTGCAGTGCGGCCTGGTAACGGAGCACGTTCTCGGCCCAGGCGCTCATTTCCAGGTCCGGATCCACGGTGTTGCCATCCAGTGAAGGCTGGTTCGGCACCCGGTATTGGGCCTCGCCCCCGGGCAGGTCGCCGCCGCCACCGAAATGACGCGCGTGGGTTGCCTGCATGCCGGGAGCCCCGGGGCCGGACTGTTCGGCCAGAGCAGCACGGAAATCGATATCCCGCGCCTTGTAACCAGGGGTGTCGGCATTGGCCAGGTTGGACGCCAGAATCTGGTGGCGACGCTGATACACCCGCAGGGCGTCCTGCTGCATCCCGATGGCCTTGTCGAATCCGATTGGCATGTCCCGCTCCTTTGTCGCTTTGCCCCGCCACACTGGGGCACGCCCTCCTTTCTGCAACCCGCATGCCATTTCTATTTTCACTTAAATTTCATAGATTTATGAAATAACGACCCGTAAGGGGCGGCATGCTTTTTCCGCTCTTGCCGCCTCGATTGCCGGCCCTTGCCGCCTGACAGCCGCCATCGCGCTCCAGAAACGCGGATCTGGCCGATCGGCGACGCACCGTGACTGGCACGGGAATTGCTGCATGAATCCGGCGAACCCCAGGAGGTGGAAAAAGTGACGAGTTGCCGACGCATTCAAGCGCTGACCCTGATCGCAGGCCTGATGGCCGGCGTACCGGCGTGGGCGGAATGGCAGCCGCACCAGGACATTGCCGCGGCAGCGGAAGCCTTCGTCACGGGGCAGATGAGCCGCAACGCCGAAGTGACCGCCGTTGCAGGCGGCATCGACAACCGCCTGCGCCTGCGTCGATGCGAGGGCGAACTAGAGGCCTGGCTGCCCACCGGTCGCCGCCTGGAAGGCAGCTCGACCACCATTGGTGTTCGTTGCCCCGGGCCGGTGCAATGGCGGGTTTTCGTTCCGGTGTCACTGCAGGTGATGTCGGCCGTTGTGGTGGCACAGGGGCCATTGCAGCGTGGCCAGGTCATCGGGCCGGAGGATATCGGCGTGGAGACCCGCAACACCGGCGCGCTGCGACGGGAATACTTCACCCGGCCGGAAGACCTCCTGGGGATGCGCCTGCGTCGACACGTGGCGCCGGGCTCGATACTTCAGGCGAATCACGTGGAAATTCAGCAGCTTGTCCGCCGCGGCCAGCGACTGATGCTGCTCGCTTCCAATGGCCGGGTGGAGATCAGCATGGCCGGGCGGGCCCTGCAGGACGGCGCCCGCGGGCAGCGAATCCGGGTGGAAAACCTGAGTTCGGGCAAGGAACTGGAAGGCATCGTGACCGGTGAGGGCACCGTCGAAATCCGTTTTTGATGCCGGCGGGCGGGTGCAGGCCCGGCCCACCGGCGCAGAAACACAGGGAATGTTTTACAATCAGGGCGTTGCAGCCTGCGGCATTTTTTCGGGAAAAGCGGAAAAACCCCTAAAGTTCTCCGCGCGGCCGCCGTTAACCGGAGCTGAAGAGAACACTCCGGGGGAGTAGAGGCAGACATGATTGACCGAGTGAACAACCTGATTCAGGGCCAGAACCAGCTCCAGAACGACCGTCGGAGCAACGGCCCGGAGTCGGCACGCCGCGGTGGCGAGCAGGCCCCGGCCGGGCGTCCCGAGGAAGACCGGGTCAGCCTGTCCGAGTCCAGCCTGCAGATGCAGGCGCTGGAGCAGCGGGTGGCCGATTCCAGCGGTGTTGACCAGCAACGCATTGCGGAACTGCGCGAGGCCATCGAACGCGGAGACTATGAGATCAGCGCGGAAGGCATTGCCGATGCCCTGATTCGCGAGAACCGCGAACTCTGATGGAGCCTGACGCCATGAGCGGGATCGAATCCACACTGCAGCAGATTCGTGATCGGGCCGCCGCCTTCGAGGCCCTGCTCGAGCGCGAGGGCGAAACCCTGGCCAAGCGCGATACCGAAGGCATGGAGTCCCTTGTGCGCGAAAAGCTGGATGGCGCCAATGCCATTGAGCAGCTGCACGCCCAGCTGCTGAGCGAAGTTTCCACCGCCGATGGTAAACAGGATCCGGCGCAGTCACTCGCTGCCGCCCTGGCAAGGAACCCCTCTGCCGACAGACTCTGGCAGGAGGCCGAGAACACCCTGAAGCGTGTGCGGGGGCTCAATCAGAAGAACGGGCATCAACTGATGCTACAACAGCGCCAGACCGACCAGGCACTGGCCATCATT
Proteins encoded in this window:
- the flgB gene encoding flagellar basal body rod protein FlgB — protein: MPIGFDKAIGMQQDALRVYQRRHQILASNLANADTPGYKARDIDFRAALAEQSGPGAPGMQATHARHFGGGGDLPGGEAQYRVPNQPSLDGNTVDPDLEMSAWAENVLRYQAALQFTSSRISSLKSAITGQQR
- the flgF gene encoding flagellar basal-body rod protein FlgF, with translation MDRMIYLGMTGAKQTMQAQAANSHNLANANTAGFRADLHAFAPEPVRGPGYASRVNAVSRGLGVDFTPGTMQTTGREMDVAVQGQGWIAVQAPDGGEAYTRAGDLRLTANGNLVTGTGHPVIGDGGPVAVPPHDKMMIGNDGTISIVPQGQEAQAMAVVDRIKLVNPDLEQMEKGMDGLIRMADGLEAEADAGVRLASGVLEGSNVNITTAMVNMIQLARQYETQVKMIQNADENARSASQLLRSQA
- the flgC gene encoding flagellar basal body rod protein FlgC, which produces MFNVFDIAGSGMSAQSLRLNTTASNLANADSVTGDPETAYRARHPHFRSVMSDWNRPESVRVGVDNIVRSGAPVEVRYQPEHPEADADGYVYGSNVNAVEEMVNMLSASRAYQNNIEVISTTREMMQRTLQMGQ
- a CDS encoding flagellar basal body P-ring protein FlgI yields the protein MNRHHGLAWILGLTLGLSSLALPAQEMLGELMQNNQRGDRIKDLASVSGVRPNQLTGYGLVVGLDGTGDQTSQTPFTIQSIRNMLSTYGVEVPRNVNPQLRNVAAVSLTADLPPFAKPGQQIDVTVSSIGNASSLRGGTLIMTPLLGADSQVYGMAQGNVVVSGFGVEGQDGSRVAVNVPSAGRIPNGATVEREVPNTFIEEEFITLNLNTSDFTTAHRLTQTINDNFGEHTAIPLDSTSVRVEAPADPSQRVAFISVLENLKVEPGEGPARVIVNSRTGTVVIGANVRVGAAAVSHGSLTVRIRERPFVVQPSPFAPGETIVLPRTDIEIEEPEDSRMFLFDPGVGLDQIVEAVNQVGAAPGDLVAILEALDRAGALQAQLVVI
- the flgG gene encoding flagellar basal-body rod protein FlgG yields the protein MNSALWVAKTGLDAQQTRMNVVSNNLANSNTTAFKRGRAAFEDLMYQNVRQVGGQTTQETQSPSGLSKGTGVKVVSTEKMFNQGNMIQTENPLDIAIEGNGFFEIRLPDGSQAFTRDGSFQLNSEGEVVTSSGYALEPGIQIPPDAQGVTIGSDGTVSARLPGQADVVQLGEIQLTRFINPGGLQPRGENLYLESASSGPPQPGTPGFDGLGMLQQGMLESSNVNVVEELVNMIETQRAYEINSKAISSADQMLQFTNQTL
- the flgH gene encoding flagellar basal body L-ring protein FlgH; this encodes MNASNDWAGKGRQLFAALASLIILAGLSACGGGYAPRDEDRSYEPVMPLEPQQAQRVSGSIFQPEYAGSLVEDRRARRVGDILTIRLVERTDASKSASTNSSRESNTTINPPTVFGRGVTHRGLPILDVDMGSSRSFEGEGGSSQSNRLEGEITVTVARRLPNGNLMVQGEKWLTLNQGEEMVRIAGIVRPQDISPDNSVASNRVADARITYSGRGTLADANRPGWLTRFFQSPLQPF
- the flgM gene encoding flagellar biosynthesis anti-sigma factor FlgM; this translates as MIDRVNNLIQGQNQLQNDRRSNGPESARRGGEQAPAGRPEEDRVSLSESSLQMQALEQRVADSSGVDQQRIAELREAIERGDYEISAEGIADALIRENREL
- a CDS encoding flagellar hook assembly protein FlgD codes for the protein MIPSTGSNPFEQFGLRTDREARSGTGSNELGQEQFLKLMIAQFQNQDPFDPMENGEFLGQLAQFSTVSGINELKDGFFDLAGAMQSSQALQASGLVGSTVLVEAGQGFMHSEIGMSGAVKLDNSANDVVVDILDQNGERVRRLHLGPQSEGLARFHWDGLDDQGQAVEPGLYSAEAGVVRGGTSESGQMLINHLVESVTLDRGGRGVNLNTAAGGFRLGDVHEFL
- a CDS encoding flagella synthesis protein FlgN, producing MSGIESTLQQIRDRAAAFEALLEREGETLAKRDTEGMESLVREKLDGANAIEQLHAQLLSEVSTADGKQDPAQSLAAALARNPSADRLWQEAENTLKRVRGLNQKNGHQLMLQQRQTDQALAIIHGGADHSGNATYGSDGKPRSDRVGQRHVEV
- the flgA gene encoding flagellar basal body P-ring formation chaperone FlgA codes for the protein MTSCRRIQALTLIAGLMAGVPAWAEWQPHQDIAAAAEAFVTGQMSRNAEVTAVAGGIDNRLRLRRCEGELEAWLPTGRRLEGSSTTIGVRCPGPVQWRVFVPVSLQVMSAVVVAQGPLQRGQVIGPEDIGVETRNTGALRREYFTRPEDLLGMRLRRHVAPGSILQANHVEIQQLVRRGQRLMLLASNGRVEISMAGRALQDGARGQRIRVENLSSGKELEGIVTGEGTVEIRF
- the flgK gene encoding flagellar hook-associated protein FlgK, with translation MSLLSNSVSGLLAAQRGLTTTGHNIANANTDGYNRQRVEQGTRPPQASGAGFQGQGTQVTDIRRMYDTFLAEQLRNSGNAFEKLDTFHSLARRVDDLMADSDAGLTPSMQRFFNAMQEVADDPASIPARQVLLSEAEALTSRFDNLNNRLSDIESEINGLIRDSVKQINGLTEAIARLNEEISRVRGQGRGEPNDLLDQRDHKIQQLSEIVNIDTQMQDDGSINVFLGNGPTLVLGNESRNLEARQNPFDPSRQEVAVAGSAPTGNVSSAISGGKLGGVLAFRDEVLDSTRNGLGRLARGITENVNAVHREGLDLNGAFGGDFFAVPDPQVSPRVNNTGGAELSAEVIDTGALTQADYRLRFDGGTWTINRLDTGEAITPSGDGSAGDPFVFDGLSVVVDGAPDDGDEFIVRPNRDVIGRFDTVISNPREVAAAAPIIGSASTDNLGTATISLGEVVDIDDPDLMEPVTIEFIDANTFEIDGNSFAYTSGEAIEYNGWRVTITGSVEAGDTFSVDPNIGGTGDNRNARRLADLVDARVLDGGTTSFQDALGEIIADVGSVTAQAESNRDAQKVLRNQAMESMEAVSGVNLDEEAANLLKYQQAFQASAQAVRVADTIFQTLIGAFQR
- the flgE gene encoding flagellar hook protein FlgE; translated protein: MPFRIALSGLNAASGHLNVTANNISNVNTTGFKRSRAEFADLFAVSSGDIGDVATGNGVRMQRVAQQFTQGNIDFTENNLDLALSGEGFFTLQGDEGRVYTRAGNFSVDRDGFVQNNRNERLQVYPPAGDGSFNTGQLNDLQLITGESAPQATGEIRAELNLPADAEEPVNAPFDPEDPLSFNNSRSVTIYDSLGNRHDATFYYVKTGTPNEWETHFYINDQLVGGPDTLEFNASGQLVDPANGLIDYGAFDPANGAEDLDITINYSGTTQYGGNFGVTQLSQDGFATGRLTGFDIDPDGVVSARFSNGQAETLGKLALTNFDNPQGLQKLGDTRWGETFQAGDAQLGEAGMSGFGGIQAGALEGANVDLTAELVEMITAQRNFQANAQMISTSDAVTQTIINIR
- the flgJ gene encoding flagellar assembly peptidoglycan hydrolase FlgJ; amino-acid sequence: MISGDKPVFTDLHSLEGLRGKARRDDPEALREVARHFESLFTHMMLKSMRAASFGDDLTGGYQMDFYRDMFDQQIAVEMSQGQGLGLADLIVRQLGGESVAGPGQGGSGMRDTLEALRARAMPVVENGASVRASETAGAADSDRDDFSPEGPQEFVQKLLPLARRAANRLGVAPQLILAQAALETGWGQHMIRDESGRNSFNLFGIKAGNGWQGQQMSVPTLEFEDGLPVRRVDRFRAYGSLEESINDYARFLSRSPRYQQALGQGDDAAAFGQALQAGGYATDPAYAEKIQRVARSPLLRTVGNGASGDNAAGGNGLKDFPNRPYE